Proteins encoded within one genomic window of Thunnus maccoyii chromosome 22, fThuMac1.1, whole genome shotgun sequence:
- the LOC121890034 gene encoding uncharacterized protein LOC121890034, which produces MRSPVFVFFLTCLLLGQKMAQMTDVKFSSSVRQDRGFVSVNTGDNLTLQCFYEGDVAARFYWYKQTLGQKPRIISTYYKYERNGTFHDELKNNPRFTLDIETGKNHLKITDLRISDSATYYCISGYSHVYEFLESIIVNVKGSGLNIQASVHQSASESIQPGGSVTLNCTVHTGTCDDEEHSVYWFKNSEESQPGIIYTHGGRNDQCERNNNTQTHTCVYNLPMTSLDLSHAGTYYCAVASCGQIVFGNGTKLDFEHEVDSLVLVYFLSGALTFTTILVVLLAFSVYVIYKRNSSQCKESQVRFSAPSTSNAEGHQNEENIHYAALGEHKINRSRRQRNNTETECVYSSVKQ; this is translated from the exons ATGAGAtctccagtgtttgttttctttctgacatGTCTGTTATTGGGACAGAAAATGG CTCAGATGACTGATGTGAAATTCTCCTCATCTGTTCGTCAAGACAGAGGTTTTGTATCTGTTAATACTGGGGACAATTTGACTTTGCAATGTTTCTATGAAGGTGATGTTGCAGCAAGGTTTTACTGGTATAAGCAAACTCTAGGACAGAAACCAAGAATTATCTCTACCTACTACAAGTATGAAAGGAATGGCACCTTTCATGATGAATTAAAGAACAATCCACGTTTCACACTGGATATTGAAACTGGTAAAAATCACTTGAAGATCACAGATTTGCGCATCTCGGACTCAGCGACTTACTACTGCATAAGTGGCTATTCACATGTGTATGAATTTTTAGAGAGCATTATTGTCAATGTAAAGGGTTCGGGTTTGAACATTCAAGCTTCGGTCCATCAGTCGGCATCTGAGAGCATCCAGCCAGGAGGCTCTGTGACTCtgaactgtacagtacacactgggACCTGTGATGATGAAgaacacagtgtttactggttcaaAAACTCTGAAGAATCTCAACCAggaatcatttacacacatggaggcaggaatgatcagtgtgagaggaacaacaacacacaaacacacacctgtgtctaCAACTTGCCAATGACGAGTCTGGATCTTTCTCATGCTGGGACCTACTACTGTGCTGTCGCCTCATGTGGACAGATAGTGTTTGGAAACGGGACCAAGCTGGACTTTGAGC ATGAGGTGGATTCTCTTGTCTTGGTGTATTTCTTGAGTGGAGCTTTGACATTCACCACCATCCTGGTTGTTTTATTGGCTTTCTCGGTGTATGTGATCTACAAAAGAAACAGCAGCCAGTGTAAAG AGTCTCAGGTGAGATTTTCAGCTCCCTCCACATCAAATGCAGAG GGTCaccaaaatgaagaaaacatccaTTATGCAGCTCTAGGGGAGCACAAGATCAACAGATCTAGAAGACAGAGGAACAACACCGAGACTGAATGCGTGTACTCAAGTGTAAAGCAGTAG
- the LOC121890037 gene encoding uncharacterized protein LOC121890037 — protein MRSAEFVFFLTCLLLGQKMAQMTDVKFSSSVRQDRGFVSVNTGDNLTLQCFYDGDAATKFYWYKQTLGQKPIIISTYYKYERNGTFHDELKNNPRFALDTETGKNHLKITNLRISDSATYYCASSYSSKFEFAEGTIVNVKGSGLNIQALVHQSASESSVTLNCTVHTGTCDDGEHSVYWFKNSQESHPGIIYTHGGRNDQCERNNNTQTHTCVYNLPIKSLNLSHAGTYYCAVASCGQILFGNGTKLDVGNEVDSLVYLLSGALTFTTILVALLALYVINKRNSCQCKESQVRFSAPSTSNAEGHQNEENIHYAALKEHKINRSRRERNNTETECVYSSVKQ, from the exons ATGAGAtctgcagagtttgttttctttctgacatGTCTGTTATTGGGACAGAAAATGG CTCAGATGACTGATGTGAAATTCTCCTCATCTGTTCGTCAAGACAGAGGTTTTGTATCTGTTAATACTGGGGACAACTTGACTTTGCAATGTTTCTATGACGGTGATGCTGCAACAAAGTTTTACTGGTATAAGCAAACTCTGGGACAGAAACCAATAATTATCTCTACCTACTACAAGTATGAAAGGAATGGCACTTTTCATGATGAATTGAAGAACAATCCACGTTTCGCACTGGATACTGAAACTGGTAAAAATCACTTGAAGATCACAAATTTGCGCATCTCAGACTCAGCTACTTACTACTGCGCAAGCAGCTACTCATCCAAGTTTGAGTTTGCAGAAGGAACTATTGTCAATGTAAAGGGTTCAGGTTTGAACATCCAAGCTTTGGTCCATCAGTCGGCATCTGAGAGCTCTGTGACTCtgaactgtacagtacacactgggacctgtgatgatggagaacacagtgtttactggttcaaAAACTCTCAAGAATCTCATCCAggaatcatttacacacatggaggcaggaatgatcagtgtgagaggaacaacaacacacaaacacacacctgtgtctaCAACTTGCCAATAAAGAGTCTGAATCTTTCTCATGCTGGGACCTACTACTGTGCTGTCGCCTCATGTGGACAGATACTGTTTGGAAACGGGACCAAGCTGGACGTTGGCA ATGAGGTGGATTCTCTTGTGTATTTGTTAAGTGGAGCTTTGACATTCACCACCATCCTGGTTGCTTTACTGGCTTTGTatgtgatcaacaaaagaaacagctgCCAGTGTAAAG AGTCTCAGGTGAGATTTTCAGCTCCCTCCACATCAAATGCAGAG GGTCaccaaaatgaagaaaacatccaTTACGCAGCTTTAAAGGAGCACAAGATCAACAGATCTAGAAGAGAGAGGAACAACACCGAGACTGAATGCGTGTACTCAAGTGTAAAGCAGTAG